One genomic window of Luteitalea pratensis includes the following:
- a CDS encoding NAD(P)-binding domain-containing protein, with translation MELTSLPIAIIGAGPVGLAAAAQVLSRGLTPLVFEAGPSAGAAMRRWGHVRMFSPWKYDVDAEGAAILERHGWVRPDGETFPTGRELVEQYLEPLASTRELAPHIRYDSRVTSVARHEHDLMKDATRETAPFLVRVDGAAGEQDVLAQAVIDASGTTERPGVLGGSGLPAIGERSAAGRIAYGIPDVLGSQRSRYQGRRVLVVGSGHSALNALLDLAQLVETDGRTHIIWAIRRPALAQTLGGARNDQLAERGRLGARVRTLLDTNRLQLVRAFRIARITSTVAGLVVSDGAQDLPPVDEIIAATGFRPDWSILGEVRLDLDPAVESPRALAPLIDPNVHSCGTVRPHGAEELKHPDANLFAIGMKSYGRAPTFLLLTGYEQARSVVSAIAGDWDAARRVELVLPETGACSLDRDEAPTVACCGSAPAPLEVLTATPVAVRVGAGCCG, from the coding sequence ATGGAGCTCACCTCTCTTCCAATTGCCATCATCGGTGCAGGCCCGGTGGGCCTTGCCGCCGCAGCGCAAGTACTCTCGCGTGGCCTCACGCCCCTCGTCTTCGAAGCGGGCCCGTCCGCTGGCGCCGCGATGCGACGCTGGGGCCATGTCCGCATGTTCTCGCCCTGGAAGTACGACGTCGACGCAGAGGGGGCGGCGATCCTGGAGCGCCACGGCTGGGTGCGTCCGGACGGCGAGACCTTTCCGACGGGCCGTGAGCTCGTGGAACAGTACCTGGAGCCGCTGGCCAGCACACGGGAACTGGCGCCGCACATCCGCTACGACTCGCGAGTGACATCGGTCGCGCGGCACGAACACGACCTGATGAAGGACGCCACGCGCGAGACCGCGCCATTTCTCGTCCGCGTCGATGGCGCCGCCGGCGAGCAGGACGTGCTGGCCCAGGCCGTGATTGATGCCTCGGGCACCACGGAACGCCCAGGCGTCCTCGGCGGGTCGGGCCTGCCGGCCATCGGCGAGCGGAGCGCGGCAGGCCGTATCGCTTACGGCATTCCCGACGTTCTCGGCTCGCAGCGTTCGCGCTACCAGGGCCGCCGCGTACTCGTGGTGGGCAGCGGACACTCGGCGCTCAATGCGTTGCTCGATCTCGCGCAGCTCGTCGAGACGGACGGCAGGACGCACATCATCTGGGCGATCAGGCGACCGGCGTTGGCGCAGACCCTCGGCGGCGCCAGGAACGATCAGCTCGCCGAGCGTGGGCGCCTCGGCGCCCGAGTACGCACGCTTCTGGACACGAATCGTCTGCAACTCGTGAGGGCCTTTCGCATTGCGCGAATCACGTCCACGGTAGCGGGGCTCGTGGTGAGCGACGGTGCGCAGGATCTGCCTCCCGTCGACGAGATCATTGCCGCGACGGGCTTCCGCCCCGACTGGTCGATTCTTGGTGAAGTGCGTCTCGATCTCGATCCTGCCGTCGAGAGCCCGCGTGCGCTCGCGCCCCTGATCGATCCGAACGTGCACAGTTGTGGAACCGTGCGTCCGCACGGCGCCGAGGAACTCAAGCATCCGGATGCGAACCTGTTTGCGATTGGCATGAAGAGCTACGGCCGTGCCCCGACGTTCCTCCTCTTGACGGGATACGAGCAGGCCAGGTCGGTCGTGAGTGCGATCGCAGGCGATTGGGACGCGGCGCGTCGGGTGGAACTCGTCCTGCCGGAGACTGGCGCGTGCTCGCTCGATCGCGACGAAGCACCGACCGTCGCCTGCTGCGGTAGCGCGCCCGCGCCCCTCGAGGTCCTCACGGCAACCCCTGTGGCCGTTCGCGTGGGCGCCGGGTGCTGTGGCTGA
- a CDS encoding MarR family winged helix-turn-helix transcriptional regulator, with protein sequence MPQPASIKSSRTAVDRDAVALHAAVSELVRVYQFRDRDRICCHDISVTQCHALEALVAAGPMRLMNLAERLYLDKSTSSRVVSALVKKGYVEQHPDPVDARATALSATKRGRQLYQRIQDGLVAQQRELIEDLDPTVRAGVVDTIRRLARAADARFRAGQSVPAESCCAPGATSSACP encoded by the coding sequence ATGCCGCAACCTGCGTCCATCAAATCGTCTCGCACGGCCGTCGATCGGGATGCCGTCGCCCTGCACGCCGCTGTGTCGGAACTTGTTCGTGTGTATCAGTTCCGCGACCGCGACCGCATCTGCTGCCACGACATTTCGGTGACGCAGTGCCATGCCCTCGAGGCACTTGTCGCAGCTGGTCCCATGCGGCTGATGAATCTCGCGGAGCGCCTCTACCTCGACAAGAGCACCAGCAGTCGTGTGGTGTCGGCGCTCGTGAAGAAGGGCTATGTCGAGCAGCATCCGGATCCGGTGGACGCTCGGGCGACGGCGCTCAGTGCGACGAAGCGAGGACGCCAGTTGTACCAGCGGATCCAGGACGGTCTCGTCGCCCAGCAGCGCGAGCTGATTGAAGACCTCGACCCTACGGTACGAGCCGGGGTGGTCGACACGATTCGACGGCTGGCCCGTGCGGCGGATGCGCGATTTCGTGCGGGCCAATCCGTCCCGGCCGAGAGTTGCTGCGCGCCTGGAGCGACCTCGTCGGCCTGTCCTTAG
- the sigZ gene encoding RNA polymerase sigma factor SigZ — MSTMAVSVDLPWQELHGNLRAFIGKRVRNDADVDDLVQRVLLQIVKGVGSLRDAERLHAWVYRTARNVIVDHYRSSSIQREVTSGAADDLEMAGGPELPVDDETIALRELATCLAPMLRQLSPTYREAVMLADLEGITQAEGAERLGVSVSGMKSRVQRGRRQLKAVLDACCRIDLDSRGGLVGYERRAPDSCTRCDSCD, encoded by the coding sequence ATGAGCACGATGGCCGTCAGCGTCGATCTGCCCTGGCAGGAACTGCACGGGAACCTGCGCGCCTTCATCGGCAAGCGCGTGCGCAATGACGCCGACGTGGACGATCTGGTGCAGCGTGTGCTGCTGCAGATCGTCAAGGGCGTCGGCTCGTTGCGCGATGCTGAACGACTCCATGCCTGGGTCTACCGGACCGCCCGCAACGTGATCGTCGATCACTATCGGTCGTCGAGTATCCAGCGCGAGGTGACGAGCGGTGCGGCGGACGACCTCGAGATGGCTGGTGGTCCCGAACTGCCGGTCGATGACGAGACCATCGCCTTGCGCGAACTGGCCACGTGCCTCGCGCCCATGTTGCGTCAGCTGTCACCCACGTATCGAGAGGCCGTCATGCTGGCCGATCTCGAGGGGATCACGCAGGCGGAAGGCGCCGAGCGCCTGGGCGTGTCGGTGTCGGGCATGAAGAGCCGTGTCCAGCGCGGGCGTCGCCAGTTGAAGGCCGTGCTCGACGCCTGCTGCCGGATCGACCTCGACAGTCGCGGCGGGCTCGTCGGGTACGAACGTCGGGCGCCGGACTCCTGCACGCGCTGCGACAGCTGTGACTGA
- the arsM gene encoding arsenite methyltransferase: MQTSTPDQIRATVRQVYGMVATEKPKAGCCGGGTSCCGPTGSSSTRLGYSDADLAAVPDGADLGLGCGNPQAIAGLAPGERVLDLGSGGGFDAFLAARQVGPTGSVIGVDMTPEMIGLARANATKVGLTTVDFRLGDIEQLPVDDASVDVIMSNCVINLAPDKSTVFREAFRVLAPGGRLAISDMVAIGDLPAAVAADPAAYTGCLAGAAPVAEIERMLAASRFERVRVTVQAHSRDLVENWSHGTGAASAVASALIEAAKPMPATPSSSNTGTIHSAACCETVLLSTCCPPEAKSACCGQSPQARTCGCHANAGQKR; the protein is encoded by the coding sequence ATGCAGACTTCCACACCCGATCAGATTCGCGCGACCGTCCGCCAGGTGTACGGCATGGTCGCCACCGAAAAGCCGAAGGCCGGTTGCTGCGGGGGAGGGACTTCCTGTTGCGGGCCGACAGGATCGTCCTCGACGCGGCTCGGCTACTCCGACGCCGATCTCGCTGCCGTGCCCGACGGGGCCGACCTGGGCCTGGGCTGCGGCAATCCGCAGGCGATCGCGGGCCTTGCGCCCGGAGAACGGGTGCTGGACCTGGGGAGCGGGGGAGGCTTCGATGCCTTCCTTGCCGCGCGCCAGGTCGGTCCTACCGGAAGCGTCATCGGCGTGGACATGACGCCCGAGATGATCGGCCTCGCTCGCGCCAACGCCACAAAGGTCGGTCTCACGACCGTCGACTTCCGCCTCGGGGACATCGAGCAGCTGCCGGTCGACGACGCGTCGGTGGACGTCATCATGTCCAACTGCGTCATCAACCTCGCGCCCGACAAGTCGACCGTGTTCCGTGAGGCCTTCCGCGTGCTGGCACCAGGCGGACGGCTGGCGATCTCCGACATGGTCGCGATCGGGGACCTGCCGGCAGCTGTCGCGGCCGACCCCGCGGCCTACACGGGATGCCTTGCCGGTGCGGCGCCCGTCGCGGAGATCGAACGCATGCTCGCCGCCTCCCGGTTCGAGCGAGTGCGCGTCACAGTTCAGGCGCACAGCCGGGATCTTGTCGAGAACTGGAGTCACGGGACCGGCGCAGCATCAGCCGTCGCGTCCGCCCTGATCGAGGCGGCCAAGCCGATGCCTGCCACACCCTCGTCGTCGAACACTGGAACGATTCACTCAGCCGCCTGCTGCGAGACCGTGCTGCTCAGTACCTGTTGTCCGCCAGAGGCCAAGTCCGCCTGTTGTGGGCAATCGCCGCAGGCCAGGACGTGCGGGTGTCACGCCAACGCAGGTCAGAAGCGGTAG
- a CDS encoding ArsR/SmtB family transcription factor has protein sequence MPSKQKRSGPSPGPAACCPPETPDALDRLAAAVEDPAADEELATFAKALGHPVRVRILRMLASKDARMCCHIVDELPLAQSTVSEHLRILRTAGLVQVNETGLRAAYCIVPSALKRLKALLGAM, from the coding sequence ATGCCCTCCAAACAGAAGCGTTCAGGCCCCTCCCCTGGTCCCGCGGCCTGTTGCCCCCCTGAGACGCCAGACGCGCTGGACCGGCTGGCGGCTGCGGTCGAAGACCCAGCGGCCGACGAAGAGCTCGCGACCTTCGCGAAAGCCCTCGGCCACCCGGTCCGCGTGCGGATCCTGCGGATGCTCGCCAGCAAGGACGCGCGGATGTGTTGCCATATCGTCGACGAACTGCCGCTCGCGCAGTCGACGGTGTCCGAGCACCTGCGGATCCTCCGCACCGCCGGCCTGGTGCAGGTGAACGAGACGGGGCTGCGCGCGGCCTACTGCATCGTCCCGTCCGCCTTGAAGCGGCTCAAGGCCCTCCTGGGGGCGATGTGA
- the arsB gene encoding ACR3 family arsenite efflux transporter, with translation MATKRLNPFERYLSLWVGLCMIAGVALGMLAPALMDGLRGLEFGDGSQINIPIAVLIWLMITPMMMKVDFGAIRNVGRRPRGLLVTLFVNWLVKPFSMALIAWVFFGVLFSPWISTADADQYIAGCIILAAAPCTAMVFVWSYLSDGDPAYTLVQVSVNDLLMLILFAPIVRYLVSGASSLEVPFMVLLYSVLVFIVVPLVAGVLLRHWFVGSRGTAWFESELLPRFAPISMLALLATLVLIFAFQANNILGKPLHVALIAVPILIQVYFNSSLTYGLMRLFRVEYAIAAPGALIGASNFFELAVATAIALFGPESGAALATVVGVLIEVPVMLSVCAVCTRTRHWFPEPQPGIAS, from the coding sequence ATGGCGACGAAACGACTGAACCCGTTCGAACGCTACCTGAGTCTCTGGGTGGGCCTGTGCATGATCGCCGGCGTGGCGCTCGGCATGCTGGCCCCGGCGCTCATGGACGGGCTGCGGGGGCTCGAGTTCGGCGACGGCAGCCAGATCAACATCCCGATCGCCGTCCTCATCTGGCTGATGATCACCCCGATGATGATGAAGGTCGACTTCGGCGCGATCCGCAACGTGGGTCGCCGGCCGCGCGGCCTGCTCGTCACGCTGTTCGTGAACTGGCTCGTCAAGCCGTTCTCGATGGCGCTCATCGCGTGGGTCTTTTTCGGCGTCCTGTTCAGCCCCTGGATCTCGACGGCCGATGCCGACCAGTACATCGCGGGCTGCATCATCCTGGCGGCGGCGCCGTGCACCGCCATGGTGTTCGTGTGGAGCTATCTGTCCGATGGTGACCCGGCGTACACGCTGGTGCAGGTCTCGGTGAACGACCTGCTGATGCTGATCCTGTTTGCGCCGATCGTGCGGTATCTCGTGAGCGGGGCCTCCTCACTCGAGGTGCCGTTCATGGTCCTCCTGTACTCGGTGCTCGTCTTCATCGTCGTCCCGCTCGTCGCGGGTGTACTGCTGCGCCACTGGTTCGTGGGGAGCAGGGGCACCGCGTGGTTCGAGTCGGAACTGCTCCCGCGGTTCGCGCCCATCAGCATGCTGGCGCTGCTGGCCACGCTCGTGCTGATCTTCGCGTTCCAGGCCAACAACATCCTGGGCAAGCCGCTGCACGTCGCGCTGATCGCCGTGCCGATCCTGATCCAGGTCTACTTCAACTCCTCGTTGACCTACGGCCTGATGCGCCTGTTCCGTGTCGAGTACGCGATTGCAGCGCCCGGCGCACTCATCGGGGCGAGCAACTTCTTCGAGTTGGCCGTCGCCACGGCGATTGCCTTGTTCGGTCCCGAATCCGGCGCCGCCCTGGCCACCGTCGTGGGCGTCCTCATCGAGGTGCCCGTCATGCTCTCGGTCTGCGCCGTGTGCACCCGCACGCGTCACTGGTTCCCCGAGCCACAGCCAGGCATCGCTTCCTAG
- the arsD gene encoding arsenite efflux transporter metallochaperone ArsD, whose product MSHIHVFDPALCCSTGVCGTDIDQALVTFAADVEWARQQGAAIERFNLAQQPTAFAARPVIVRLLERSGPAALPVVLVDGEVAMAGRYPQRAELAQWSGLEVSRTIPVATSCCSGPDCC is encoded by the coding sequence ATGTCGCACATTCACGTCTTCGACCCTGCCCTGTGCTGCAGCACCGGCGTCTGTGGCACTGATATCGATCAAGCGCTCGTCACCTTCGCCGCCGACGTGGAGTGGGCGCGCCAGCAAGGCGCAGCGATCGAGCGCTTCAACCTCGCACAGCAGCCGACCGCCTTTGCCGCCCGGCCCGTGATCGTGCGCTTGCTGGAACGCTCCGGGCCGGCTGCGTTGCCCGTGGTGCTCGTGGACGGCGAGGTGGCGATGGCCGGCCGCTACCCGCAGCGCGCAGAACTCGCGCAATGGTCTGGCCTGGAAGTGTCCAGAACCATCCCGGTCGCGACCAGTTGCTGCTCGGGTCCGGACTGCTGTTGA